Below is a window of Chloroflexia bacterium SDU3-3 DNA.
GAACGTTGAAGTGACCGAGTAGTCTTTTGGCCAGGGGCGTGGGCCTGCCCGCGTCCCTGGTATCCTGCTTTTTTGTGGGCGTATATCCGCCACCTGCTCGATAGGCCGGAAACCCATAGGGAAGCCGATTTCATTTCACGCAAACACCGAGGGAACACCTATGACGGCATATATTATTCGTCGCCTGCTATGGTTTATACCTGTGCTGGTCGTGGTCGGTCTGGTCACATTCACCATGGCGCAGATCACCCCTGGCGGGCCTTTTGATCGCAACCCCGAGCAGGGGCGCAGAATGAACCCCGGCACCGAGCGTGTCCTCCGCGCAAAATTTGGCATGGATCTGCCGGTCTGGCGGCAGTTTCTGCGCTACATGTTCTTTGATGTAGAGAAAGATACCAAGACTGGCCAGAACAAGGTGGTGTGGGGCGCGATCAGCGGCAACCTTGGGCCGACCTACCGCTCGCAGGGCCGCCGCACCGTCCAGGATGAGATCTTCAAAGGGACAAAAGAGAAGCCAAGCAAGTTCTACTACTCGGCGCGTCTGGGCATCCAGGCATTTATTTTTGCGCTGCTGATAGGCGTTCCGCTGGGGGTTCTGGCTGCTCTGAAACAAAATACTTGGATTGACTATATTGTTCTGTTTACTGCCACCGCCTTCTACTCGCTCTCATCGCTGATCTTGGGATACCTGCTGCTGCTGGTGTTTGCCAGCTGGCTCAATTGGTTCACGGTGCTCTCCAACTGGGATGACCCGATACGCCCGTGGATCTTGCCCACGCTCACGCTGGGCCTCAGCTCTATGGGCTATATCGCCAGGATCGCCCGCAGCAGCGTGCTTGAGGTGAAGCGCCAGGATTACGTGCGCACGGCGCGCGCCAAGGGCCTGGCCGACATGCGCGTGGTCTGGGGCCACATCGTGAAGAACGCGCTGCTGCCGATCATCACCATTTCCGGCCCGATGCTGGCCGGCCTGGTGACCGGCACGCTGTTCACCGAGCTAATCTTCCAGGTGCCCGGCATGGGCCGCGACTTTGTGGCGGCGGTGGGCGCGCGCGACTACTCGATGATCCTGGGCATGACCCTGTTCTACTGCTTCATCCTGATCCTGATGAATCTGATCGTCGATCTGCTGTACGGCGTGGCCGACCCGCGCATCTCACTCTCGTAGAGGAAGCATATGGCAACAGACGCACGGGCGCTCTCTCAACCGAACTTTGTACAGGCCGAGCGCAAGCCTCGCAGCCTCTGGCGCGACGCGTGGCGGCGGCTCACCAATAACAAGGCCGCCGTGGCCGGCATGGTCTTCATCGCTCTGATGATCCTGGTGGCGATCTTCGCCGACCACCTGACGCCCTACAACCCGGTGCACCAGGAGTCGGGCAATAGCCTGCGCCCGCCCATGTGGGTGAATACCGGCAACCCCGCCACCTCGGGCAGCCCGGCCTACCCGCTGGGCACCGACGCCCTGGGCCGCGACCTGCTGACCCGCCTGATCTTCGGCACCCGCGTGTCGCTGATCGTGGGCCTCATCCCCACCACCTTCGTGCTGCTGATCGGCGTGACGGTGGGCCTGATCGCGGGCTTCGTGGGCGGCTTCACCGACAACTTCTTGATGCGGCTTACCGATATCGTCACCGCCTTCCCCGACCTGCTGTTCCTGATCACCGTGAACGTGGCCTTCCGCGAGACGGCGATCGGCCAGACCTTCAACGGCCTGCTGCTGGTGTTCCTGGCGCTGGCGGCGGTGGGCTGGACGGGCCTAGCCCGCCTGGTGCGCGGTCAGGTGCTCTCGCTCAAGCAGAAGGAGTTTATCGAGGCGGCCCGCACCATCGGCGTGTCGCGGCGCAACATCCTGTTCAAGCACCTGCTGCCGAACGCGCTTGCGCCGGTGATCGTCTCGCTGTCGTTCGCCATCCCGGGGGCCATCCTCTCCGAGGCCACCCTCACCGTGATCGGCGTGGGCATGCGCCCCTCGGTGGATGAGGCCAACCCCTTCCCCACCAGCTGGGGCGTGCTGCTCAACGATGGCTACGCCAGCATCACATCCAACCCGTGGCCGCTGGTCTTCCCGGTGATCTGCATCTCGCTGACGATGCTGGCCTTCACCTCGATCGGCGATGGCCTGCGCGATGCGCTCGACCCGCGTGACTCCTAACAGCATTTCCAACAGCAGGCCCCGCGCGCCGCTGCTGTTTTGACCGTACGATAAGGACTGCTGCAATGCCACTACTTGAAGTTCGCAACCTGGAGACCCAGTTTAAAACCCAGGATGGCGTGGTGAAGGCCGTGAACAACGTGTCCTTCAGCGTCGACCGTGGCGAGACCCTCGGGATCGTCGGTGAGTCTGGCTCGGGCAAGAGCGTGACCTCGCTGTCGATCATGCGCCTCATCCCCAACCCGCCCGGCAAGATCACCGGCGGCAGCATCATCTTCGACGGCGAGGATCTGCTGGAGAAAAGCGAGGACGAGATGCGCAAGATCCGGGGCAACCGGATCGCCATGATCTTCCAGGACCCCATGACCTCGCTCAACCCGGTGCTCACCATCGGTCGCCAGATCACCGAGTCGCTTGAGCTGCACATGAAGATGAACGGGCGCGAGGCCCGCAACCGCGCCACCGAGCTGCTGGGCATGGTCGGCATCCCCTCGCCGGGCCGCCGCCTGGATGACTACCCCCACCAGTTCTCTGGCGGCATGCGCCAGCGCGTGATGATCGCCATGGCGCTCTCGTGCAACCCCGAGCTGCTGATCGCCGATGAGCCGACCACCGCGCTCGATGTGACGATCCAGGCCCAGATCCTTGAGCTGATCAACCGCCTGAAGAGCGAGCTGGGCACCGCCGTGATCATCATCACCCACGACCTGGGGGTGGTGGCCGGCATGGCCGACCGCGTGCAGGTGATGTACGCTGGCCGCGTGGTGGAGGAAGGCCCCACCCAGCAGATCTTCGCGAACCCGCGCATGCCCTACACCATCGGCCTGCTGCGCTCCATCCCACGCCTCGATGAGCGGGATGGCCGCAAACTTAACCCCATCCGGGGCCTTCCGCCGGATCTTATCACGCTGCCCCAGATCTGCCCCTTCAGCGCGCGCTGCGACTACTTCGTGCCGGGCCGCTGCGACGCCGAGGTGCCCGCGCTGCGCACCGTGGAGTCGAACCATAACGCCGCGTGCCTGTTCGATATCACCCTGGAGACGCCCATCCCCGAGAGCGCCGCGACCACCGAGGCACTCTAGCCGCATGGCCGCGCTCGTGTACAATGGAAACCAGTTGAAATCACATCTGAGGGATTGCTACCCTCAATCGAGGTTACGTACATGACCACACAGACAAACGGGGCGGGCGAGAGTGCAGCGCCGTCCGGCGAGACCCTTCTCGAGGTGCGCGATCTGAAGATGCACTTCCCCGTCAATAAGGGCATTATTGTGCAGCGCCAGGTGGGGGCGGTGAAGGCCGTAGATGGCGTGAGCTTCGATGTGCATCGCGGCGAGACCCTGGGCCTGGTGGGCGAGTCGGGCTGCGGCAAGTCGACCACGGGCCGCGCCATCCTGCAGCTCTACCGCCCCACCAGCGGCGAGGTGCTGTTCCAGGGCACCGATCTGACGAAGCTGAAGGGCGCAGAGATGCGCAAGATGCGCCGCAAGGTGCAGATGATCTTCCAGGATCCCTACGCCTCGCTCAACCCGCGCATGACCGTGGGCGATATCGTGGCCGAGCCGCTGCGGGTGCACAACCTGCGCCAGGGCAAGGATGTGAACACCCGCGTGCAGGAGCTGCTGGAGCTGGTGGGCCTGAACCCCTATTTCGTGAACCGCTACCCCCACGAGTTCTCGGGCGGCCAGCGCCAGCGCATCGGCGTGGCCCGCGCCCTGGCCGTCGAGCCAGATTTCATCGTCTGCGACGAGCCGGTGTCGGCGCTCGACGTGTCGATCCAGGCCCAGGTGATCAACCTGCTGGAGGATCTGCAGGAGAAGCTGGGCCTGACCTACCTGTTCATCGCCCACGGCCTGGCGGTGGTGAAGCACATCAGCGACCGCGTGGCGGTGATGTACCTGGGCAAGGTGGTGGAGCTGGCCGAGGGCAGCAAGCTGTACTCGGCACCCATGCACCCCTACACCCAGGCGCTGCTCTCGGCGGTGCCCATCCCCGACCCGCAGGTCGAGAAGCAGCGCAAGCGCATCATCCTGGAGGGTGATGTGCCCAGCCCGCTGAACCCGCCGAGCGGCTGCCGCTTCCACACGCGCTGCCCGATCGCGATCGACCAGTGCAAGGTGGAGGAGCCGCCGTTTGTGAACTATGGCGATGGCCACTTTGCGGCCTGCTGGCGCGCCCGCGAGTCGGCGGAGGTGCTGCCCGCCACCATGGTCTCCGAGTCTTCGATCTCGACTGCGCCCAAGGCGTAGCGCGCACGGCTGTGCGGCAGGCGGGGGCCTATGGCCCCCGCTTTTTTGCGCCCTACATCCCCAGCGCGGCCAGCAGATCGGGGCGGCGGCGCAGCTGGCTGCGGGCGATAGGTGGCGGGCTTCTTTTTCATAGTGCTTGTTGTGGGTCAGGGCGATCGTGTGCGTGTATGATGATGGTGGGTTTTCGTGGAGAGTGGGTGCGTGCCCTGCGCGGGCGGCGCACAGGGGCCAGCCCCTGTGAACCCCGCCAGGGGGCGATGCCCCGTTGGAACCCCCAATGTTGAGCGTTCCTCTGCTGTTCGCTGGCGGCTGGTGTTGGTGCATATGGCCAGTTTGTGTGAGTGGCACCTTCGCCGCATGGGCCGGGTGGGTAAAGCTGGCGCGTTGCCATAATTCATCTGGGAGTCGTGGTGGTAAAAAGCTTCGTGCCTTCGCGTCTTCGTGGTTAATGGTTCCCTTGGAGTCGTGGCGGTAAAACTGTGTGCCTTTGTGTGATGTTGCGGCCCGCCGCGACGCCGTGCTATAATCCGGCGACAAACCCTTCTGTCGCCGCGCGACACGCCTGCGGAAGCAGCGCCACGCTTGCCGTGGGGCTGCCTTTTTGTGCGCGCTGGCCATTGGAGCTGAACTGTGGCTGTTTCCCACCATGTCCGATCTGCCTTGCTGCTGTTTGTGCTGCTCGCCGCGCTGTCGGGCTGCGCGGGTGGGGGCGCTGGCCCGGCCCCGGCCAGCACCAGCCAGCCCGCCGCCAGCGCCACGCTGGTGCTGTGGCACGGGCTGGCGGGGGCGCAGCGGCAGGCGCTGGCCCGCCTGGTGAGCCGCTACAACCAGCAGCACCCGGCCAGCCGCGTGTTTGCGCAGTCGGTGCCGCTGGCCTCGTTGTCGGGCGACATGCGGGCGGCTAGCGCGGCGGGCAGCGCGCCGCACATGGTGCTGCTGCCCAGCAATATGGTGGGCGCACTGGCGGATGATGTGCTGCTGCCGCTGGATGCGCTGGTGGGCGAGGATGCCCAGCGGGGGCTGGTGCCTGCGGCGCTGGGCGCGGCCAGGGCCACAGGGCGCGATGGTAAGCTGCACCTGTACGGCCAGCCGGTGGCCTTCGATACGCTGGCGCTGCTCTACAACCGCGCGAATGTGCTGGCCGTGCCCGCCACCACCGCCGACATGCTCGATCTGGCCCACGGCCTGAGCGACCCGAGCGCCGCGCCGCCGCGCTGGGGGCTGGCGCTGAACCTGTCGGTCGAGGCCACGATCGGCTACCTCTACGCCTTCGATGGGCGGCTGTTCGATGACGCGGGCGGGGTGGCGCTGGCCAGCAGCGGGCGGGCGGGGGCCGAGCGCTGGCTGGCCTGGGTGGCTGGCCTGAACGCCGACCAGCGGGCGATGGCGCGACCCTACAGCAATATCGAGATCGACCGCGCGATCAAGAACGGCCAGGTGATGATGACCTTCGGCTGGGCGCACCAGCTGGCCGACTACCGCCAGCTATGGGGTGACCAGCTGGGGGTGGCCGCGCTGCCCGCGCTCAGCGAGACGGGGCGTGCGCCGGTGCCGTATGTGCAGAGCACGGTGCTGGGCATCTCGGCTCGGGCCAGCGCCGCCGACCAGCGGGCCGCCGCCGAGTTCCTGGCCTACATGGCCAGCGACGAGGCCCAGCGCGAGCTGCTGGGCGCGGGGATGCAGCCCGCCAGCTCGGCGCTGAAGCTGGATGGCGACGACGCGCTGCTGGCGGCGGCCAGGGTGTTCCGCCAGCAGGCCGAGGCGGGCCAGCCGCTGCCCAACACGCCCAGCCAGGATGCGCTGCGCGACGAGGTGTGGCAGATGCAGCGCCAGGTGCTGGAGGGCCGCATGCCGCCCGCCGACGCGGTGAGCGCCGCCGATGCGCGGCTGCGGCAGGTGCTGGGGCAGTAGGGCGGCGCAGAAGACGCGAAGACACGAAGACACCAAGATTCTTTTGAATCTTGGTGTCTTGGCGTCTTGGTGGTAAAGCGGCCCCTAGCGGCGGGCCTGCTGAAAGTCGCGCCAGAGGCGGGCGCACTCGTGTGCGGGGTCGTGCCAGTAGCGCTCGATGTCGATCGGCTCGGGCAGGCCGGGGTCGGCGGTGGGCGCGGCCAGGGCGGCCTCGCGCACGGCGGCGGCGGCGGGCTTCTCGCGCCCGGCGGCGTCGATCAGGCCCAGGGCGCGGGCGCGCAGGCTGCGGTCGAGCGGGGGCGTGGCCCAGTGGGCGCTGGGGTAGTCGCTGGCGTCGGCCAGGGCGACGAGCGGCGCGCCCATGCCGCGCAGCCGCGCCACCATGGCGGCCAGCAGCTCGGCCTGCTGGTCGTGGGTGGCCAGCGCGGTGGTGGTGGACCGGCCATAGAGCGTGTCGGCCACCATGGCGGGCTGGCCGACCGCCGTGGTGGGCTGGCCTAGGCCCAGCGCGGCCAGCGGTCGGTCGGCCAGGGCGCTGGCCAGGGCGTGCAGGAAGGTTAGCGCGTCGCGGCTGCTCAGCCGGAAGCCCTCAAGCGGCAGCGGCTCATCCAGCGTGATGGCGGCCATGTCGAAGGCCGAGGCCACCTGGTCGGGGCGCGGCCCGGCCTGGCCCAGCAGGGCCTGGGGCGCGATGGCCCCCACCAGCGCGGCCTTGGCGTAGGCGCTGCGGGCCTGCTCGTCCATGGTGCGCAGCCACTCGGCCACCGCCGCCGCGTGCTCGGGCGGGTGCAGGCGCTCCAGCCCCTCGCCGATCTGCCAGCGCGCCGCCGCCGGGTGCGGCCCGAAGTAGCCCAGCACCTCGCGCACTAGGTAGCACTGCGCGGCGATCATGCCGGTGTCGCGGAACATGTCGTGGGGGCTGCCGCTGCGCACCGCGCCCTCGTAGAGCACGGGGATGGCGCGGGCCACCTGGGCGGCGCTGTGCCCCGGCCCGAAGCGCAGCAGGTCGGGCAGCAGGTCGGGGTGGGCCACCCAGCGCGGCGCGGCCAGCGCCCCGCCCAGCGCGGCGGGCAGCAGCGTCACATGCGCGCGCAGCCCGCAGCCGCCGATCTCCTCCAGGGCCTGCTCGAAGCGGTCCAGCACGGCGGCGCTCACCTTCTGCGGCGCTGGCTGCACGTCCTCCCACCCCAGCGCGATCCGCACCTCGCGGAAGCCCAGCGCGGCCAGCTGCTGCATATCCTCGCGCAGCTCGCCGCGGTCGAACATGGCCCACCAGCGGTAGGCGGTGCGGCGCGGCCAGTAGGCGACGCTCAGCGTGA
It encodes the following:
- a CDS encoding ABC transporter permease, whose protein sequence is MTAYIIRRLLWFIPVLVVVGLVTFTMAQITPGGPFDRNPEQGRRMNPGTERVLRAKFGMDLPVWRQFLRYMFFDVEKDTKTGQNKVVWGAISGNLGPTYRSQGRRTVQDEIFKGTKEKPSKFYYSARLGIQAFIFALLIGVPLGVLAALKQNTWIDYIVLFTATAFYSLSSLILGYLLLLVFASWLNWFTVLSNWDDPIRPWILPTLTLGLSSMGYIARIARSSVLEVKRQDYVRTARAKGLADMRVVWGHIVKNALLPIITISGPMLAGLVTGTLFTELIFQVPGMGRDFVAAVGARDYSMILGMTLFYCFILILMNLIVDLLYGVADPRISLS
- a CDS encoding ABC transporter permease: MATDARALSQPNFVQAERKPRSLWRDAWRRLTNNKAAVAGMVFIALMILVAIFADHLTPYNPVHQESGNSLRPPMWVNTGNPATSGSPAYPLGTDALGRDLLTRLIFGTRVSLIVGLIPTTFVLLIGVTVGLIAGFVGGFTDNFLMRLTDIVTAFPDLLFLITVNVAFRETAIGQTFNGLLLVFLALAAVGWTGLARLVRGQVLSLKQKEFIEAARTIGVSRRNILFKHLLPNALAPVIVSLSFAIPGAILSEATLTVIGVGMRPSVDEANPFPTSWGVLLNDGYASITSNPWPLVFPVICISLTMLAFTSIGDGLRDALDPRDS
- a CDS encoding ABC transporter ATP-binding protein: MPLLEVRNLETQFKTQDGVVKAVNNVSFSVDRGETLGIVGESGSGKSVTSLSIMRLIPNPPGKITGGSIIFDGEDLLEKSEDEMRKIRGNRIAMIFQDPMTSLNPVLTIGRQITESLELHMKMNGREARNRATELLGMVGIPSPGRRLDDYPHQFSGGMRQRVMIAMALSCNPELLIADEPTTALDVTIQAQILELINRLKSELGTAVIIITHDLGVVAGMADRVQVMYAGRVVEEGPTQQIFANPRMPYTIGLLRSIPRLDERDGRKLNPIRGLPPDLITLPQICPFSARCDYFVPGRCDAEVPALRTVESNHNAACLFDITLETPIPESAATTEAL
- a CDS encoding dipeptide ABC transporter ATP-binding protein; the protein is MTTQTNGAGESAAPSGETLLEVRDLKMHFPVNKGIIVQRQVGAVKAVDGVSFDVHRGETLGLVGESGCGKSTTGRAILQLYRPTSGEVLFQGTDLTKLKGAEMRKMRRKVQMIFQDPYASLNPRMTVGDIVAEPLRVHNLRQGKDVNTRVQELLELVGLNPYFVNRYPHEFSGGQRQRIGVARALAVEPDFIVCDEPVSALDVSIQAQVINLLEDLQEKLGLTYLFIAHGLAVVKHISDRVAVMYLGKVVELAEGSKLYSAPMHPYTQALLSAVPIPDPQVEKQRKRIILEGDVPSPLNPPSGCRFHTRCPIAIDQCKVEEPPFVNYGDGHFAACWRARESAEVLPATMVSESSISTAPKA
- a CDS encoding extracellular solute-binding protein, which encodes MAVSHHVRSALLLFVLLAALSGCAGGGAGPAPASTSQPAASATLVLWHGLAGAQRQALARLVSRYNQQHPASRVFAQSVPLASLSGDMRAASAAGSAPHMVLLPSNMVGALADDVLLPLDALVGEDAQRGLVPAALGAARATGRDGKLHLYGQPVAFDTLALLYNRANVLAVPATTADMLDLAHGLSDPSAAPPRWGLALNLSVEATIGYLYAFDGRLFDDAGGVALASSGRAGAERWLAWVAGLNADQRAMARPYSNIEIDRAIKNGQVMMTFGWAHQLADYRQLWGDQLGVAALPALSETGRAPVPYVQSTVLGISARASAADQRAAAEFLAYMASDEAQRELLGAGMQPASSALKLDGDDALLAAARVFRQQAEAGQPLPNTPSQDALRDEVWQMQRQVLEGRMPPADAVSAADARLRQVLGQ